The following proteins come from a genomic window of Fontisubflavum oceani:
- a CDS encoding dodecin family protein: MSIARVTEISATSTDSFEAAVRDGIARANTTLRNVTSAWVKEQRVSVSDGTIQHYQVNLMVTFVLDD, encoded by the coding sequence ATGAGCATCGCCCGCGTGACAGAGATTTCCGCGACATCCACCGACAGCTTCGAGGCCGCCGTCCGCGACGGTATCGCCCGCGCCAACACCACCTTGCGCAATGTGACCAGCGCCTGGGTCAAAGAGCAGCGCGTGTCGGTATCCGATGGCACCATCCAACATTATCAGGTCAATCTGATGGTGACCTTCGTCTTGGACGACTAA
- a CDS encoding SDR family oxidoreductase, translating into MTRKTLFITGASTGIGAATARAAVASDWNVGLMARSTDKVAALAEELGGAALALPGDVTDLATQEQALLALQEAFGSVDAAFANAGMGANAPGTEAGDPAEWADLVQLNIMGLLYTAKAALPYLRQSTGHMVLTGSIAGRRHVKGSIYGATKWFVHGFAGNLAEEMADWGGRCTVIAPGMVDTPFFDAPKPEKLQPEDVAEAVMLALNAHPRNAVREVVLMPTQ; encoded by the coding sequence ATGACCCGCAAAACCCTTTTCATCACCGGTGCGTCCACTGGCATCGGGGCCGCAACGGCCCGCGCCGCCGTGGCCTCTGACTGGAATGTTGGGCTGATGGCCCGCTCCACCGACAAAGTGGCCGCCTTGGCCGAAGAGCTTGGCGGTGCGGCCTTGGCCTTGCCGGGCGATGTCACCGACCTGGCGACGCAAGAGCAGGCGCTTCTGGCCCTGCAAGAGGCGTTTGGCTCTGTCGATGCGGCCTTTGCCAATGCCGGCATGGGGGCGAATGCGCCTGGCACCGAGGCGGGCGATCCGGCGGAATGGGCCGACCTGGTTCAACTCAACATCATGGGGCTGCTCTACACCGCGAAAGCCGCGCTCCCCTATCTTCGTCAGAGCACGGGCCATATGGTTTTGACCGGCTCGATCGCCGGGCGGCGGCATGTCAAAGGCTCGATCTATGGCGCCACAAAATGGTTCGTGCACGGCTTTGCCGGCAATCTCGCCGAAGAAATGGCCGATTGGGGCGGACGCTGCACCGTGATCGCGCCTGGCATGGTGGACACACCGTTTTTCGACGCGCCAAAACCCGAGAAGCTACAGCCTGAAGACGTGGCCGAGGCGGTGATGCTGGCGCTGAACGCACACCCGCGCAACGCCGTGCGCGAGGTGGTGCTGATG
- a CDS encoding capsular polysaccharide biosynthesis protein, giving the protein MRRILTLAGYELKLGKPGPEDDVLVWGHSPYAPRGEKAAAATGAHLVRVEDAFLRSLHPGRSGEPPLGLTIDRRGAYFDSTQPSDLEHLLATHPLDDTALMDRARDAMARMADAHLTKYAAVDPKLEPPKPGYVLVIDQTKGDASIRLGGTNADTFREMLYWAQEDHPGAQIVIKTHPETRSGHRDGHFGQSNGGETATLCDAALSPWRLMEGARAVYTVSSQLGFEAILAGHKPVVFGQPFYAGWGLSDDRMPIPRRQRALTRAQLVAGALILYPRWYDPYHDRLCLLEDVLGALEAQARAWRADRKGHVAVGMRAWKRGHLQQFYGASGTKLSFADSPDAAIAAEKPVMVWAGREDAALRDACRAANRPLTRIEDGFLRSRGLGADLVPPLSLVRDDLGIYYDPTRESRLEHLIAEAATWPAKRLARADALIGRLSALGLSKYNLGQPPALPNPEGRPVILVPGQVEDDASIRLGAGEVRTNLDLLETAKRLHPQAMLIYKPHPDVEAGLRQGTVPAEDLARLADHVAHDTDPVALLTHADRVVTMTSLLGFEALLRGVPVTVLGTPFYAGWGLTHDLGPVPARRQAKPSLAALAHATLIAYPRYLDPVTGLPCPVEVAVDRLASGEGLARKPSLRALAKLQGWFAGQAWLWRRRRR; this is encoded by the coding sequence GTGCGCCGCATCCTGACGCTTGCGGGATATGAGTTGAAACTCGGCAAGCCCGGGCCGGAGGATGACGTACTGGTCTGGGGCCATTCGCCTTATGCCCCGCGCGGCGAGAAGGCCGCCGCTGCCACCGGCGCGCATCTGGTCCGGGTCGAAGACGCCTTTCTCCGCTCCCTACATCCGGGGCGAAGCGGCGAGCCGCCGCTTGGCCTCACGATCGACCGGCGCGGCGCCTATTTCGACAGCACCCAGCCCTCGGATCTGGAACACCTGCTGGCCACGCATCCGCTGGATGACACCGCGCTGATGGACCGGGCGCGCGATGCAATGGCCCGGATGGCTGACGCGCATCTGACGAAATATGCCGCCGTCGATCCTAAGCTGGAGCCGCCAAAGCCGGGCTATGTTCTAGTGATCGACCAAACCAAGGGCGACGCCTCGATCAGGCTCGGCGGGACCAATGCAGACACATTCCGCGAGATGCTCTATTGGGCGCAGGAAGATCACCCCGGCGCCCAGATCGTGATCAAGACCCACCCAGAGACCCGATCCGGCCATCGCGACGGGCATTTCGGTCAGAGCAATGGTGGCGAGACGGCCACCCTCTGCGACGCGGCGCTTTCGCCATGGCGGCTGATGGAAGGTGCGCGCGCGGTCTATACGGTCTCCAGCCAGCTTGGGTTCGAGGCGATCCTTGCGGGCCACAAACCCGTGGTCTTCGGCCAACCCTTCTATGCCGGATGGGGGCTCAGCGACGACAGGATGCCGATCCCGCGTCGCCAGCGCGCGCTGACCCGGGCACAACTCGTCGCCGGGGCGCTGATCCTCTATCCGCGCTGGTACGATCCTTATCACGACAGGCTGTGCCTGCTTGAGGATGTTCTGGGCGCATTGGAAGCCCAGGCCCGCGCTTGGCGTGCGGATCGCAAGGGCCATGTCGCGGTCGGCATGCGGGCCTGGAAACGCGGACATCTGCAGCAGTTCTATGGCGCCAGCGGAACCAAACTCAGCTTCGCGGACAGCCCTGATGCGGCAATTGCCGCCGAAAAGCCGGTCATGGTCTGGGCCGGGCGCGAAGACGCCGCACTCCGCGACGCCTGCCGCGCCGCCAACCGCCCCTTGACCCGGATCGAAGACGGGTTTCTGCGCTCACGCGGCTTGGGGGCCGATCTTGTGCCCCCGCTCAGCCTGGTCCGGGACGATCTCGGCATCTATTACGACCCAACCCGGGAAAGCCGCTTGGAACACCTGATCGCCGAGGCCGCAACCTGGCCCGCCAAACGCCTGGCGCGGGCCGACGCCCTGATCGGGCGGCTCTCCGCCTTGGGGCTCAGCAAATACAATCTCGGCCAGCCTCCCGCTCTGCCCAACCCCGAAGGACGACCCGTGATCTTGGTGCCCGGACAGGTCGAAGACGATGCCTCGATCCGGCTCGGCGCGGGCGAGGTCAGAACCAATCTTGACCTTCTGGAAACCGCCAAACGCCTGCACCCACAGGCGATGCTGATCTACAAACCCCACCCCGATGTGGAAGCGGGCCTGCGCCAAGGAACCGTCCCGGCGGAGGATTTGGCCCGGCTCGCCGACCATGTCGCCCATGACACGGACCCGGTGGCGCTGTTGACCCACGCGGATCGGGTCGTGACGATGACATCGCTTTTGGGGTTCGAGGCGCTCCTGCGCGGGGTTCCCGTCACTGTCTTGGGCACACCCTTTTATGCCGGTTGGGGCCTCACACATGATCTCGGCCCCGTGCCCGCCCGGCGGCAGGCCAAGCCGTCACTCGCCGCGCTGGCCCATGCCACGCTCATCGCCTATCCGCGCTATCTCGACCCGGTCACCGGCCTTCCCTGCCCAGTCGAAGTTGCGGTGGATCGGCTCGCTTCGGGCGAGGGTCTGGCGCGGAAACCAAGCCTCCGCGCTTTGGCAAAACTCCAAGGCTGGTTCGCCGGTCAGGCGTGGCTCTGGCGACGCAGGCGGCGTTAG
- the ribD gene encoding bifunctional diaminohydroxyphosphoribosylaminopyrimidine deaminase/5-amino-6-(5-phosphoribosylamino)uracil reductase RibD — translation MTTGDDARWMRLALSLGARGHGRVWPNPAVGCVIVKAGRVLGRGWTQPSGRPHAETEALAQAGDAAHGATAYVSLEPCAHQGHTPPCVEALIAASVARVVIAMEDPDPRVAGKGIARLQDAGIAVTTGVLQDQAAEAHQGFLSRVVRGRPAVTLKLATSFDGRIATASGESKWITGPEARRHVHGMRARHDAVLIGAGTARADDPNLTVRGLGMAYQPVRVVLSRRLDIPTDGALWNSLPEVPLWLCYGDAADPQDRMAWAARGAGMIPCKAGPGGQLDVADVMQALGREGLTRVFCEGGGALAASLLAADLVDDLVGFTAGMVLGAEGQPAIGAMGVAALAEAPCFTLRRSQPVGADILHEWTRAPR, via the coding sequence ATGACAACGGGCGACGATGCCCGCTGGATGCGGCTCGCGCTGTCTTTGGGCGCGCGGGGGCACGGTCGGGTTTGGCCGAACCCGGCGGTTGGCTGTGTGATTGTGAAAGCGGGCCGGGTTCTGGGCCGGGGCTGGACCCAACCCAGTGGCCGACCCCATGCGGAGACGGAGGCTTTGGCTCAAGCCGGCGACGCGGCCCATGGCGCAACGGCCTATGTCAGCTTGGAACCTTGCGCCCATCAGGGGCACACGCCGCCTTGTGTTGAGGCCTTGATTGCCGCGTCGGTCGCGCGGGTTGTGATTGCCATGGAAGACCCCGATCCGCGCGTGGCGGGGAAGGGGATTGCGCGGCTGCAAGATGCCGGAATCGCCGTGACAACCGGTGTTTTGCAAGATCAGGCGGCGGAGGCGCATCAGGGCTTTCTCAGCCGTGTCGTGCGAGGCCGGCCTGCGGTGACACTAAAGCTTGCCACGTCTTTTGATGGACGGATTGCCACCGCGAGTGGTGAAAGCAAATGGATCACTGGGCCCGAGGCGCGGCGACATGTGCATGGGATGCGGGCGCGCCATGATGCGGTGTTGATCGGTGCGGGCACGGCGCGGGCCGATGACCCGAACCTGACCGTGCGCGGGTTGGGCATGGCGTATCAGCCGGTGCGCGTGGTGTTGTCGCGACGGCTGGATATTCCGACTGACGGCGCGTTGTGGAATAGCCTGCCCGAGGTGCCGCTCTGGCTGTGTTATGGGGACGCGGCGGACCCGCAGGACAGGATGGCTTGGGCCGCGCGCGGGGCAGGTATGATCCCCTGTAAGGCCGGACCCGGCGGGCAATTGGACGTGGCGGATGTGATGCAAGCGCTTGGGCGCGAAGGTCTGACCCGGGTGTTCTGTGAAGGGGGCGGGGCGCTGGCGGCGTCTCTGCTCGCGGCCGATTTGGTGGATGATCTTGTCGGGTTCACCGCCGGGATGGTTTTGGGGGCGGAGGGGCAGCCGGCAATCGGCGCGATGGGTGTGGCGGCGCTTGCTGAGGCGCCGTGCTTCACCTTGCGGCGCAGCCAGCCCGTGGGCGCCGATATTCTTCATGAATGGACCCGCGCGCCGCGCTAA
- a CDS encoding secondary thiamine-phosphate synthase enzyme YjbQ, whose translation MQTTFTIQTKGPGLYEFTTEVAAWVAGQGEGLLTLFIRHTSASLLIQENADPEVQTDLTAYFDRLVPPSDDPSMHYLTHTYEGPDDMPAHIKAAMMPVSLQIPISGGRLALGTWQGIYVVEHRRRPHRRDVAAMLLKA comes from the coding sequence ATGCAAACCACGTTTACAATCCAGACCAAAGGCCCGGGACTCTATGAGTTTACCACCGAAGTTGCGGCCTGGGTGGCGGGGCAGGGTGAGGGCCTGCTGACGCTGTTCATCCGGCACACCTCCGCCAGCCTGTTGATCCAGGAGAACGCCGACCCTGAGGTGCAGACCGATTTGACGGCCTATTTCGACCGGTTGGTGCCGCCGTCTGACGACCCGTCGATGCACTATCTGACCCACACCTATGAAGGCCCTGACGACATGCCAGCGCATATCAAGGCCGCGATGATGCCTGTCTCGCTGCAAATCCCGATCTCGGGCGGTCGGTTGGCTTTGGGCACCTGGCAGGGGATTTATGTGGTGGAACATCGCCGCCGCCCGCATCGGCGCGATGTGGCCGCGATGCTCCTGAAGGCTTAG
- the nrdR gene encoding transcriptional regulator NrdR, with protein MRCPFCGNVDTQVKDSRPAEDHVAIRRRRFCPACGGRFTTYERVQLRDLVVIKTNGKREDFDRDKLERSIRISMQKRPVEPERIDQMISGIVRRLESMGETDIPSGTIGEIVMESLARIDTVAYVRFASVYKNFQAADDFEEFVAELRPPSTTES; from the coding sequence ATGCGCTGCCCGTTTTGCGGAAATGTCGATACTCAAGTGAAAGATAGCCGTCCGGCCGAGGATCATGTGGCGATCCGGCGGCGGCGGTTTTGCCCGGCTTGTGGCGGGCGGTTCACGACCTATGAGCGTGTTCAATTGCGCGATCTGGTGGTGATCAAGACCAATGGTAAGCGCGAGGATTTCGACCGCGACAAGCTGGAGCGGTCGATCCGCATCTCGATGCAGAAACGTCCCGTCGAGCCAGAGCGGATCGATCAGATGATCTCTGGCATTGTGCGGCGTTTGGAAAGCATGGGCGAGACCGATATCCCCTCGGGCACGATTGGCGAGATCGTCATGGAAAGCCTGGCCCGGATCGACACGGTGGCCTATGTCCGCTTTGCGAGTGTCTATAAGAACTTCCAGGCGGCTGATGATTTCGAGGAATTCGTGGCGGAGCTGCGCCCGCCCAGCACAACCGAAAGCTAA